A portion of the Blastopirellula sediminis genome contains these proteins:
- the hypD gene encoding hydrogenase formation protein HypD, whose protein sequence is MKYVDEFRDADACQQMVEAVRRQATRCWTVMEVCGGQTHGLLRWGIDQQLDGVVKLLHGPGCPVCVTATSFIDRAVALSKRPGVIVTSFGDMLRVPGSDESLLQARCGGGNVKLVYSPLDAVQLAREQPETEVVFFAVGFETTTPATALAVKQAAAWNLTNFSLLVAHVRVQPAMEMIAAEEPRLVDGFLAAGHVCAVAGYRSYESLVAQYQLPVVVTGFEPLDLLIGIRECVEQLERQAPALTNCYSRCVAEAGNPYAQNHVADVFEAVDREWRGLGVIEQGGLGLRPEWRHFDATQKFSVEPMVADQLPICPGGEIMTGRLKPVECPFFGRECTPETPLGAPMVSSEGACAAYYRYASPQRSVRSPI, encoded by the coding sequence GTGAAGTATGTCGATGAGTTTCGCGACGCCGACGCTTGTCAGCAAATGGTAGAGGCGGTCCGCCGCCAGGCGACGCGCTGCTGGACGGTCATGGAAGTCTGCGGCGGGCAAACGCATGGGCTGTTGCGATGGGGAATCGATCAACAGCTGGATGGGGTCGTCAAACTGCTGCATGGCCCAGGCTGCCCGGTCTGCGTAACCGCGACATCCTTTATCGATAGGGCGGTAGCGCTATCGAAACGCCCCGGCGTCATTGTGACCAGCTTTGGCGACATGTTGCGCGTTCCCGGCTCGGACGAAAGTTTGTTACAGGCTCGCTGCGGCGGCGGCAACGTCAAGCTGGTTTACTCGCCGCTCGACGCAGTCCAGCTTGCCCGTGAGCAACCGGAGACCGAAGTCGTTTTCTTCGCCGTTGGTTTTGAGACGACGACGCCAGCGACCGCTTTGGCCGTGAAACAGGCGGCGGCCTGGAACCTGACGAACTTTTCGCTGCTCGTTGCCCATGTCCGCGTTCAGCCGGCGATGGAAATGATCGCGGCCGAAGAGCCGCGGCTCGTCGACGGATTCTTGGCGGCAGGGCATGTTTGTGCGGTGGCGGGGTATCGCAGCTATGAGTCGCTTGTTGCGCAGTATCAACTGCCGGTGGTGGTTACCGGATTTGAGCCGCTCGATTTGCTAATCGGCATTCGCGAGTGCGTGGAGCAACTGGAACGCCAGGCGCCGGCCCTCACGAATTGTTATTCCCGCTGCGTCGCGGAAGCGGGGAATCCGTACGCCCAGAATCATGTGGCCGACGTCTTTGAGGCGGTCGATCGTGAGTGGCGCGGGCTCGGCGTCATCGAGCAGGGAGGACTGGGCCTGAGACCGGAGTGGCGTCACTTTGATGCGACGCAGAAGTTTTCCGTGGAGCCGATGGTTGCGGACCAGTTGCCGATCTGTCCTGGCGGAGAGATCATGACGGGACGGCTGAAGCCGGTCGAATGTCCCTTCTTTGGCCGCGAGTGTACGCCGGAAACGCCGCTCGGGGCGCCGATGGTGAGTAGCGAAGGGGCGTGCGCCGCTTACTATCGTTATGCGTCGCCGCAGCGAAGCGTCCGCAGTCCGATTTAG
- the hypB gene encoding hydrogenase nickel incorporation protein HypB: protein MSTEIILEKDIRTLRRESAAAFQQRMERQGTFVVRLLSSPGSGKTTLLEQTARRLGDEYRVGVLVGDIATERDAERLAPLAATAQITTGGACHLELPLVEKILPQLGEEAFDFLFIEDVGNLVCPASHDLGEHFRVLVLSTTEGDDKPGKYPKAFRTSQAVVINKIDLLPYVPFSVEQAIADAKDVQGELVFFPVCALRGEGVDAWCDSLVERRRQMLTKNGGKE, encoded by the coding sequence ATGTCGACCGAAATCATCCTCGAAAAAGATATCCGCACCCTTCGCCGGGAATCGGCCGCCGCGTTCCAGCAGCGGATGGAGCGGCAGGGAACGTTCGTCGTGCGGTTGCTCTCTTCGCCCGGTTCGGGCAAGACGACTCTCTTAGAGCAAACGGCGCGGCGTCTTGGCGACGAGTATCGCGTCGGCGTGCTGGTAGGCGATATCGCGACGGAGCGCGACGCCGAGCGTCTCGCGCCCCTGGCCGCGACGGCCCAGATCACTACCGGCGGCGCATGCCATCTGGAGCTGCCGCTGGTCGAAAAGATTTTGCCGCAGTTGGGGGAGGAAGCGTTCGACTTTCTGTTTATCGAGGACGTCGGCAATCTGGTCTGCCCCGCTTCGCATGACCTGGGAGAACATTTTCGGGTGCTGGTCCTCAGCACGACCGAAGGGGACGATAAGCCGGGGAAATATCCGAAGGCGTTTCGTACCAGCCAGGCGGTCGTGATCAACAAGATCGACTTGTTGCCCTACGTTCCGTTTTCGGTCGAGCAGGCCATCGCCGACGCGAAGGACGTGCAAGGAGAGCTCGTCTTCTTTCCGGTCTGCGCGCTGCGTGGTGAAGGTGTCGACGCATGGTGCGACTCGCTCGTCGAACGACGGAGACAGATGCTGACGAAAAACGGTGGGAAGGAGTAA
- the hypF gene encoding carbamoyltransferase HypF codes for MSAITDNAKVETAAQVALRISLAGRLQGIGVRPAIYRLAMELGVGGQVRNCPHGVELDVAGSQAQVAEFRRRLRSCLPGEANVTRESYADAPLARFSEFSILQDDSSAAIVTSVPVDVAVCADCLAEVRRPGDRRYRYLFNSCVKCGPRYSIIRRMPFERDSTAMAEFPLCDECRQEYSDVEDRRFHAQTISCPKCGPRIWSVSQAGEIERDQEAALEAAAAALLGGEIVALKGLGGYQLLVDATSDPAVERLRQRKGRASKPLAVMVRTEADAARMAVMNSVERHALTSSANPIVLLVAKRGATVARSVFPGLNTIGLFLPTTPLHDLLLERVGRPLVCTSGNREGEPLAYSIEEAESQLAEICDLWIHHNREIVRPIDDSVVRVFQEQQVTLRLARGLAPLRLEVSSDESAVALGGQMKSAVAFCHGGSGVLGPHIGDLSNLATQERYRQQFADLQSLYRFSAAHGVCDQHPGYFTTQETADRFGEIDSVQHHYAHVLAAMLEHGLLDQPIMGVAWDGTGYGADGTVWGGEFLVAQGKSFERFAHLRPFALAGGEASIREPWRIAAALLGEADAHDHVHYLETLEGKRLPVEMIRQILGNAQFSPVTTSAGRLLDGVASLILRRERCEYEGELPMMLEAIADRREAGSYELAICDGKVLQLDWRPLVRQVLEDLRAEVPPQRIAMRVHRGLAAAIVAIGRRRPQLPLLLTGGVFQNRILCELVADMAKNEKLAVYLPGAIPPGDGGLAAGQLVSAIGR; via the coding sequence TTGTCTGCGATCACCGACAATGCGAAGGTGGAGACGGCAGCGCAGGTCGCGCTCCGCATTTCGCTGGCGGGACGCTTGCAAGGGATTGGCGTCCGGCCGGCAATTTATCGCTTGGCGATGGAACTTGGAGTTGGGGGTCAGGTGCGGAATTGCCCGCACGGCGTGGAGCTGGATGTCGCAGGAAGTCAGGCGCAAGTCGCCGAGTTTCGACGTAGACTGCGTTCTTGCTTGCCAGGGGAAGCCAACGTTACCAGAGAATCTTACGCAGACGCTCCCCTCGCTCGCTTTTCGGAGTTCTCGATCCTTCAAGACGACTCCTCTGCTGCGATCGTCACGTCGGTTCCGGTCGACGTCGCGGTCTGTGCAGACTGTCTGGCGGAAGTGCGACGTCCGGGCGATCGCCGTTACCGTTACCTGTTCAACAGCTGCGTGAAATGTGGGCCGCGCTATTCGATCATTCGGCGGATGCCGTTCGAGCGAGACTCGACGGCGATGGCGGAGTTTCCCCTTTGCGACGAGTGCCGACAGGAATATAGCGACGTAGAAGATCGCCGCTTTCATGCGCAGACGATCTCTTGTCCGAAATGCGGTCCGCGGATCTGGAGCGTATCGCAGGCAGGCGAGATCGAGCGTGACCAGGAGGCAGCGCTGGAAGCAGCGGCCGCGGCGCTGCTCGGCGGTGAGATTGTCGCCTTGAAGGGGCTCGGCGGGTATCAGTTGCTTGTCGATGCGACCAGTGACCCAGCGGTCGAGCGATTGCGGCAAAGGAAAGGTCGCGCCAGCAAACCGCTGGCCGTCATGGTACGAACCGAAGCGGACGCCGCGCGAATGGCGGTGATGAACTCGGTCGAGCGTCACGCTTTGACTTCCTCGGCTAACCCGATTGTGTTGCTGGTGGCGAAGCGGGGAGCTACCGTCGCTCGGTCGGTGTTTCCGGGGCTCAATACGATCGGCCTGTTCCTTCCGACCACGCCGCTGCATGATTTGCTATTAGAACGAGTCGGCCGCCCGCTGGTTTGTACCAGCGGAAATCGGGAAGGAGAGCCGCTCGCCTACAGCATTGAAGAGGCCGAGTCGCAACTTGCGGAGATCTGTGATCTGTGGATCCATCACAACCGCGAGATCGTTCGCCCGATCGACGATAGCGTGGTCCGCGTGTTTCAGGAGCAGCAGGTGACGCTTCGCCTGGCCCGCGGGTTGGCGCCGCTGCGACTTGAGGTATCTTCGGACGAGAGCGCAGTCGCCTTGGGTGGGCAGATGAAGTCGGCCGTCGCGTTTTGCCATGGCGGCAGCGGCGTCTTGGGCCCGCATATCGGTGATCTGAGCAACCTGGCGACGCAAGAACGTTATCGACAGCAGTTCGCGGACTTGCAGTCGCTCTATCGCTTTTCGGCTGCGCACGGCGTATGCGATCAGCATCCTGGCTATTTCACGACCCAGGAAACTGCCGATCGATTCGGCGAGATCGACTCAGTGCAACATCATTACGCCCACGTGTTGGCGGCGATGCTGGAGCATGGGTTGCTCGATCAACCGATCATGGGAGTCGCTTGGGATGGAACCGGTTATGGCGCCGACGGAACCGTTTGGGGAGGAGAGTTCCTGGTGGCTCAGGGGAAATCATTCGAGCGGTTCGCCCACTTGCGCCCGTTCGCGCTGGCCGGAGGCGAAGCGTCGATTCGCGAACCGTGGAGGATTGCCGCCGCGCTACTGGGTGAGGCGGACGCTCACGACCACGTTCACTATCTTGAGACGCTGGAAGGCAAACGTCTGCCGGTGGAGATGATTCGGCAGATTCTTGGTAACGCACAATTCTCTCCGGTGACGACGAGCGCCGGCCGGCTTCTGGATGGCGTCGCGTCGTTGATCTTGCGACGGGAGCGGTGCGAGTACGAAGGGGAGCTGCCGATGATGTTGGAGGCGATCGCGGATCGCAGGGAAGCGGGAAGCTACGAGCTCGCCATTTGTGACGGAAAGGTTTTACAATTGGATTGGCGTCCGTTGGTGAGGCAAGTGCTCGAAGATCTTCGGGCGGAAGTGCCTCCCCAGCGCATCGCGATGCGAGTCCATCGCGGACTGGCGGCTGCGATCGTGGCGATCGGCCGGCGTCGACCGCAGCTTCCGCTGCTACTGACCGGGGGCGTTTTTCAGAATCGGATTCTCTGCGAATTGGTCGCTGACATGGCTAAGAACGAGAAGCTGGCGGTCTATCTTCCCGGCGCAATTCCGCCGGGCGATGGCGGTTTGGCGGCGGGGCAATTGGTTTCGGCGATTGGTAGGTGA
- a CDS encoding Ni/Fe hydrogenase subunit alpha has protein sequence MNADSQPEERTIEVKAISRVEGEGKLYVKLQGESIEQVQLSIYEPPRFFESFLRGRQVHEVPDITARICGICPVAYQMSSCHALEKALGIAISPEIRLLRRLLYCGEWIESHCLHIYLLHAPDFLGYESGISMAVDHREAVERGLAMKKIGNQLVEILGGRAVHPINVTVGGFYRAPSVRDLKALLPRLEWGLEAALETVRWVSRFEFPDFPVPYELVSLKHPDEYPLSDGNVFSSAGLDVPVEEYETHFQETQLPHSTALYSARTPGDAFYLAGPLARLNNCYEQLLPTSKRALEESGLRFPLTNNFHSIVARAVEVVFAFEEAIRIVHSYQAELTPSRIPYEIRQGEGCHATEAPRGLLYHRYRIGEDPLIAEAKIVPPTAQNQGQIEADLREYLRQLLSLDDAAIAQKSEHMIRNYDPCISCATHFLQLTVDRGQDPASPKSE, from the coding sequence ATGAACGCCGATTCGCAGCCAGAAGAACGAACGATCGAAGTCAAAGCGATCTCTCGCGTCGAAGGTGAGGGGAAGCTCTATGTAAAGCTGCAAGGCGAGTCGATCGAGCAGGTTCAACTGAGCATTTACGAACCTCCCCGCTTCTTCGAGAGCTTTTTGCGGGGACGTCAGGTACACGAAGTTCCGGACATTACCGCCCGGATCTGCGGCATCTGTCCGGTCGCCTACCAGATGAGCAGCTGCCATGCGCTGGAGAAGGCGCTGGGGATCGCGATTTCGCCCGAGATTCGCCTGCTGCGGCGGCTACTCTATTGCGGCGAATGGATCGAGAGTCACTGTCTGCACATTTACCTGCTGCACGCGCCCGACTTTCTCGGCTACGAAAGCGGCATCTCAATGGCGGTCGATCATCGCGAAGCAGTCGAGCGGGGACTGGCGATGAAGAAGATCGGCAATCAGCTGGTCGAAATCCTCGGCGGACGGGCCGTTCATCCGATCAATGTGACGGTCGGAGGCTTTTATCGGGCGCCAAGCGTACGCGATCTGAAAGCGTTGCTGCCGCGGCTTGAGTGGGGACTGGAAGCGGCGCTCGAGACGGTTCGTTGGGTGAGCCGGTTTGAGTTTCCCGATTTTCCGGTTCCTTATGAACTTGTTTCGCTGAAGCACCCGGACGAATACCCGCTGAGTGACGGAAACGTTTTTTCCTCTGCTGGACTCGACGTGCCGGTGGAAGAATACGAAACGCATTTTCAAGAGACGCAACTGCCGCATAGCACGGCGCTCTATAGTGCCCGAACCCCGGGAGATGCGTTCTATCTGGCGGGTCCGCTCGCGCGGCTGAACAACTGTTACGAGCAACTGTTACCGACAAGCAAACGCGCGCTGGAGGAAAGCGGCCTCCGTTTTCCGCTCACCAATAACTTCCACAGCATTGTTGCTCGCGCGGTGGAAGTCGTCTTCGCCTTTGAAGAGGCGATCCGGATCGTGCACAGCTATCAGGCGGAACTGACCCCTTCCCGAATTCCCTACGAAATTCGACAAGGCGAAGGTTGTCACGCTACCGAGGCGCCGCGCGGGTTGCTTTACCATCGCTATCGAATCGGCGAAGACCCGCTGATTGCGGAGGCGAAGATCGTTCCCCCGACCGCGCAAAACCAAGGACAGATCGAGGCCGATCTGCGCGAGTATCTGCGGCAACTGTTGTCGCTCGACGATGCGGCGATCGCGCAGAAGTCGGAGCATATGATCCGCAATTATGACCCCTGCATCAGTTGCGCGACCCACTTTTTGCAGTTAACCGTCGATCGCGGCCAAGATCCCGCTTCGCCAAAATCGGAATGA
- a CDS encoding HypC/HybG/HupF family hydrogenase formation chaperone yields the protein MCLAVPGKIVRWIERTSPFESAAVEFGGVSREVSMACVPGASVGDYVLVHAGIAISVVSANEAERLLRTFAELDGEEPAP from the coding sequence ATGTGTTTGGCCGTACCGGGAAAAATTGTGCGCTGGATCGAACGAACGTCGCCGTTCGAGAGCGCCGCCGTCGAATTCGGAGGAGTGAGTCGCGAGGTGAGCATGGCCTGCGTTCCGGGGGCGAGCGTCGGGGACTATGTGCTGGTTCACGCCGGGATTGCGATTAGCGTCGTCAGTGCAAACGAAGCGGAGCGGCTGCTGCGCACGTTCGCTGAACTCGACGGAGAGGAGCCGGCGCCGTGA
- the hypE gene encoding hydrogenase expression/formation protein HypE, whose translation MSAFPNDCPIPLASDEFVTLAHGEGGRAARRLIEERIIPRLGSPLALQMGDSVELPPLSGPPMMTTDSYVVSPLFFPGGDIGKLAIFGTINDLAVAGARPRWISLAMIIEEGFALIALEQILQSISAAANLADVQVVTGDTKVVPRGAADGIFLTTTGLGEQIDPAPLGPQRLKVGDVIIASGPIGKHGVAILAARENLRFDPMPKSDCGSLWPAVEALRLSGSQICAMRDATRGGAAAVLQEWGAASQLTMEIEEAAIPVSPEVRGVCELLGLDPLHLPNEGTMLVAVPEVGVDQALAALRGSGRSPDAAVIGRVAARRSAAVVIRRGRGMEIPLDDPQGAPLPRIC comes from the coding sequence ATGTCCGCGTTTCCGAACGACTGTCCGATTCCGCTCGCGTCTGATGAGTTCGTGACTCTTGCACATGGCGAGGGAGGGCGGGCCGCGCGACGTTTGATCGAAGAGCGAATCATCCCCAGACTCGGCAGCCCGCTGGCGCTGCAGATGGGAGATTCGGTCGAACTGCCGCCGCTTTCCGGCCCGCCGATGATGACGACCGATAGCTACGTCGTTTCCCCGCTCTTCTTTCCCGGCGGCGATATCGGCAAGCTGGCGATCTTTGGCACGATCAATGATTTGGCGGTTGCCGGAGCTCGCCCTCGTTGGATTTCGCTGGCGATGATCATCGAAGAAGGATTTGCGTTGATTGCGCTGGAGCAGATTCTGCAGTCAATCTCCGCTGCGGCGAACCTGGCCGACGTGCAGGTCGTGACCGGCGATACGAAGGTGGTTCCTCGAGGCGCCGCGGATGGGATCTTTCTAACGACGACGGGTCTGGGGGAACAGATTGATCCGGCGCCGCTGGGCCCGCAGCGGCTGAAGGTGGGCGACGTGATTATCGCCAGCGGGCCCATCGGCAAGCATGGCGTGGCGATCCTCGCCGCGCGGGAAAATCTTCGCTTCGACCCAATGCCGAAAAGCGATTGCGGATCGCTCTGGCCGGCGGTCGAGGCGCTGCGGCTTAGCGGCAGTCAAATCTGCGCAATGCGGGATGCGACGCGCGGCGGCGCTGCGGCGGTGCTGCAGGAATGGGGGGCCGCGAGTCAATTGACGATGGAGATTGAGGAGGCGGCGATTCCTGTCTCGCCGGAAGTTCGCGGCGTTTGCGAACTACTGGGGTTAGATCCTCTTCATCTGCCGAACGAAGGAACGATGCTCGTCGCGGTTCCGGAAGTTGGCGTCGATCAGGCGCTAGCGGCGCTACGCGGCTCGGGGAGGTCTCCTGATGCGGCGGTGATCGGCAGGGTGGCGGCGCGTCGCTCGGCGGCGGTCGTCATTCGGCGGGGACGTGGAATGGAGATTCCGCTCGACGATCCCCAAGGGGCGCCGCTGCCACGAATCTGCTAG